A window from Methanofollis sp. encodes these proteins:
- a CDS encoding class I SAM-dependent methyltransferase, with protein MTYNTIDWNAVWKELYDENAACQGSRECASTWASREKAHAFLAQSRENPERIRHVIDSFPIEAGSTVLDIGAGPGTLAVPLACRVARVTAVEPAAGMADVMAGYAEEEGVSNLEIVRKRWEDIDPSVDLRGRYDIVVASYSLGMPDIRTAVEAMCEASSRWVYLFWFAGTTAWERTMADLWPVLHGKEFRFGPKADVLFNVLYSMGIYPNMETIRREHLRRFPDLEAAVAEFRDQCQITSPAQEEILREYLSATLSKNGDGFLHAGMMTRVKFWWEVDGCR; from the coding sequence ATGACATACAATACAATTGACTGGAACGCAGTCTGGAAGGAATTGTATGATGAGAATGCGGCGTGCCAGGGGAGCAGGGAGTGCGCCTCGACATGGGCTTCGCGAGAGAAAGCTCACGCATTTCTCGCACAGTCGCGTGAGAACCCCGAGCGGATCCGCCACGTCATCGACAGTTTCCCGATCGAGGCAGGGTCGACAGTGCTGGACATCGGCGCCGGACCCGGTACGCTCGCCGTTCCCCTTGCGTGCCGCGTCGCCCGCGTGACCGCCGTCGAACCGGCGGCGGGAATGGCCGACGTGATGGCGGGGTACGCCGAAGAAGAGGGCGTTTCAAACCTTGAGATCGTGCGGAAACGCTGGGAGGACATCGATCCCTCTGTCGATCTCAGGGGGCGGTACGACATTGTCGTCGCCTCGTACTCGCTCGGGATGCCGGATATCCGGACCGCGGTCGAGGCGATGTGCGAAGCGTCCTCACGATGGGTCTACCTCTTCTGGTTTGCCGGTACGACGGCCTGGGAGCGGACGATGGCCGACCTCTGGCCGGTGCTGCACGGAAAGGAGTTCCGGTTCGGCCCGAAGGCCGACGTCCTCTTCAACGTCCTCTATTCGATGGGGATCTACCCGAACATGGAGACGATACGGAGGGAGCATCTCCGCAGGTTTCCGGACCTCGAAGCAGCAGTTGCCGAATTCAGGGATCAGTGCCAGATAACATCTCCGGCGCAGGAGGAGATCCTCAGGGAGTACCTCTCCGCAACCCTCTCGAAAAACGGGGACGGCTTCCTGCATGCGGGGATGATGACGAGGGTGAAATTCTGGTGGGAAGTGGACGGGTGCCGGTGA